Below is a window of Halanaerobiales bacterium DNA.
TAATTTTCACCTCTCTGATAAACAATTTCACCATCAATAATAGTTAAATCTGCATAAGTAGTAAATTCAAGAGGATCACCAGACCAGATAACCAGATCGGCATCTTTACCTTTTTCGAGACTTCCAATATTATTTTCAACACCAATATGTATGGCAGCATTTAAAGTTATAGATTTGAGAGCAGTTTTTCTTTTCATTCCCCAGTTAACTGCTAATCCTGCAGTCATTGCTAAATAATGACCTGCTACAACTGGATGGTCTGTAGTTAAACAAAATTGCAAATTATTTTTATCAGCTAAAAGAGGGGTATGAAAATTACGCTCTTTATTTTCCACTTTTGATCCATAACGCATTGTGGGTCCAACTGCAAAAGAAGTATTTTTGTTTTTTAGAAAATCAATAATTTGGTGACCCTGAGTAATATGCTCTAAAGTATAATTAATATTAAATTCTTCTGATATTCTTATAGCAGTTGCAATATCATCTGCTCTATGACAGTGTATACGGAGAGGTACTTCTCCTTTTAACAATGGAAGCAAGGATTCCATTTCTTGATTATAGTCAGGAGAATCCTGATTTTTATTTGATTTGTTAATTTTTTTTAAATAATTATTTGCTTTTGTTAAAGTTTCTCTCATAATTGCTGCATTACCCATTCTGCTTGCAGGAGATTTATCATTTTTCCCATATAACATTTTTGGATTTTCTCCTAGGGCAGCTTTCATACCTGTATTTTCTTTAATTATTGCTTTATCTACTATAGTATTTTTACATTTTAAAGCTGTAGTTTTTCCACCAAATATATTACTACTACCAGGTAAAACGTTTACTGAAGTAATCCCAGCTTTTCTAAAGTTTTCAAAGGCTTTATCTTTCATATTTATTCCATCAAGTGCCTGACACCAGGGGGTAATAGGATTAGTTATTTCATTTGTATCCTGGCCACTGGGGCCTATACCAGCTTCACTTATACCTACATGGGAATGAGCCT
It encodes the following:
- a CDS encoding amidohydrolase, which gives rise to MLAIINAQLETISNGLIKDGKILIENGLIKDLGSNINIPKSAKIIDAENNIVTPGLIEAHSHVGISEAGIGPSGQDTNEITNPITPWCQALDGINMKDKAFENFRKAGITSVNVLPGSSNIFGGKTTALKCKNTIVDKAIIKENTGMKAALGENPKMLYGKNDKSPASRMGNAAIMRETLTKANNYLKKINKSNKNQDSPDYNQEMESLLPLLKGEVPLRIHCHRADDIATAIRISEEFNINYTLEHITQGHQIIDFLKNKNTSFAVGPTMRYGSKVENKERNFHTPLLADKNNLQFCLTTDHPVVAGHYLAMTAGLAVNWGMKRKTALKSITLNAAIHIGVENNIGSLEKGKDADLVIWSGDPLEFTTYADLTIIDGEIVYQRGENYEIN